In Rhinoderma darwinii isolate aRhiDar2 chromosome 9, aRhiDar2.hap1, whole genome shotgun sequence, the following are encoded in one genomic region:
- the TUBB3 gene encoding tubulin beta-3 chain, with protein sequence MREIVHIQAGQCGNQIGAKFWEVISDEHGIDPTGNYVGDSDLQLERISVYYNEASSHKYVPRAILVDLEPGTMDSVRSGAFGHLFRPDNFIFGQSGAGNNWAKGHYTEGAELVDSVLDVVRKECENCDCLQGFQLTHSLGGGTGSGMGTLLISKVREEYPDRIMNTFSVVPSPKVSDTVVEPYNATLSIHQLVENTDETYCIDNEALYDICFRTLKLATPTYGDLNHLVSATMSGVTTSLRFPGQLNADLRKLAVNMVPFPRLHFFMPGFAPLTARGSQQYRALTVPELTQQMFDAKNMMAACDPRHGRYLTVATVFRGRMSMKEVDEQMLAIQSKNSSYFVEWIPNNVKVAVCDIPPRGLKMSSTFIGNSTAIQELFKRISEQFTAMFRRKAFLHWYTGEGMDEMEFTEAESNMNDLVSEYQQYQDATAEEEGEMYEDDEEESEAHGK encoded by the exons ATGAGGGAGATTGTACACATCCAGGCCGGCCAGTGCGGCAACCAGATCGGGGCCAAG TTCTGGGAAGTGATCAGCGATGAACATGGCATTGACCCCACTGGAAACTACGTTGGGGACTCGGACCTGCAGCTGGAGAGGATTAGTGTCTATTACAATGAGGCTTCAT CACACAAGTACGTGCCTAGAGCCATCTTAGTCGATTTGGAACCAGGAACCATGGATAGCGTCCGCTCTGGAGCATTTGGACACCTTTTCCGACCAGATAACTTCATTTTTG GACAAAGCGGTGCTGGTAACAACTGGGCAAAGGGTCACTACACGGAAGGGGCTGAATTAGTGGACTCTGTGCTAGATGTGGTGAGGAAGGAATGTGAAAACTGTGATTGTCTACAAGGCTTCCAGCTCACACATTCCCTGGGTGGGGGCACCGGCTCTGGCATGGGCACCCTGCTCATCAGTAAAGTCAGAGAGGAGTATCCTGACCGTATCATGAACACTTTTAGCGTAGTCCCCTCTCCCAAGGTGTCTGACACAGTGGTTGAACCATACAATGCGACATTGTCTATCCATCAACTGGTGGAGAATACCGACGAGACCTACTGTATTGACAATGAGGCTTTATATGACATCTGCTTCCGCACCCTCAAACTGGCCACTCCAACCTATGGAGACCTCAACCACCTTGTCAGTGCCACAATGAGCGGGGTAACCACTTCCCTAAGGTTCCCTGGACAACTCAACGCTGATCTCCGCAAACTAGCTGTCAACATGGTGCCCTTCCCTCGTCTACACTTCTTCATGCCAGGCTTTGCTCCTCTGACTGCCCGTGGTAGCCAACAATACCGGGCATTGACTGTACCTGAACTCACTCAACAGATGTTTGATGCCAAGAACATGATGGCAGCCTGTGATCCACGTCACGGACGGTATCTGACAGTGGCTACTGTCTTCCGTGGACGCATGTCAATGAAAGAAGTCGATGAGCAGATGCTGGCCATCCAGAGCAAGAACAGCAGCTACTTTGTAGAATGGATCCCCAACAATGTAAAAGTTGCCGTCTGTGACATCCCACCACGTGGCCTCAAGATGTCTTCCACCTTCATTGGCAACAGCACAGCCATCCAAGAGCTTTTCAAACGCATCTCTGAGCAATTCACTGCCATGTTTCGGCGTAAGGCTTTCTTGCATTGGTACACAGGAGAGGGTATGGACGAAATGGAGTTTACAGAGGCTGAGAGCAACATGAATGACCTGGTATCTGAGTACCAGCAGTACCAAGATGCCACAGCAGAAGAGGAAGGTGAGATGTACGAAGACGATGAAGAGGAATCTGAAGCTCATGGAAAGTAA